The DNA window AGCCgattattgactgaatgactgactgactaatttACTGGTTTTTGAATGTGCAATGGGAATTTGCTTGGGATTCGCATGTTCTCTTTACCAAAACGAATTCTTAATTGATTCTAAAGAGTGAAAAAATGATGGTataaaaatcacaaaagaaacGATTCCTATTAGAAACATCCATGAACTTAGAGTTGAGACTTCAGTCTTTACAAACCCCTCTAtctaaagaaagaagggagagaaaaggaaaggaaaaaggaagggaagggagagcgaaaggaaagggaagcaagaagacaaaagaaatggTTCAATGCCACGCCTCCTTCTTCCAGGggttggaggaggaggagccaaTCATTAGGCCTTGAGCGCGAAGACTGAGTGTTTTCAATCCGGTCCGCCACTACAGTATATAATGGCAAAATTTTTGCTAAGGAGCCATCATTTCACTTAGGTAGCTCAAGCTAGTCTCTCGAAATGTCTGGACGTGGAAAGGGTGGTAAGGGGCTCGGCAAAGGTGGTGCCAAGCGGCACAGGAAGGTGCTTCGGGACAACATCCAGGGCATCACCAAGCCTGCCATCCGCCGCCTGGCTCGCCGTGGCGGCGTCAAGCGTATCTCGGGGCTCATCTACGAGGAGACTCGCGGCGTGCTGAAGGTGTTCCTGGAGAACGTGATCCGGGACGCCGTCACCTACACCGAGCACGCCAAGAGGAAGACCGTCACCGCCATGGACGTGGTCTACGCCCTCAAGCGCCAGGGCCGGACCCTCTACGGCTTCGGCGGCTAGGTCAACTAACTGCAATTTGCCAGCCCGCCTAAGGAAAACCAAAGGCCCTTTTCAGGGCCAACCACGGTATCGTTCAAAAAAGCTGAACACTGGCTTACTTAACAATGCGTTAGCTTTAAAATTAGGGGGTGGCTTAATTAGCAAGTTTCTACTTGATTACGTTTGTAAGAACCTTTTGTGAAGGGTGAATTCACTTAAAATACTACCCTATAATTTAGGTCAGTGATGGCATTTTTCTTCAGTACGATGGTGTTGAGGTTTTTCAGAACAGGTGCATGATGTACATTTAGTTATTCAAGATCCTCTTATTAAATGGCTCTTCTGCTTTCTAATTTGATAGCGCTCGGGTTACCATGAGGTATGCAAATAAGGAGATGGTACTGGTTCCTTACTATTGGCTGTTAACACAAAGGCGACTTCGGGCCAGGAAAGTG is part of the Dromiciops gliroides isolate mDroGli1 chromosome 4, mDroGli1.pri, whole genome shotgun sequence genome and encodes:
- the LOC122754295 gene encoding histone H4, whose translation is MSGRGKGGKGLGKGGAKRHRKVLRDNIQGITKPAIRRLARRGGVKRISGLIYEETRGVLKVFLENVIRDAVTYTEHAKRKTVTAMDVVYALKRQGRTLYGFGG